In Halobacterium sp. R2-5, the following are encoded in one genomic region:
- the glp gene encoding gephyrin-like molybdotransferase Glp, with amino-acid sequence MTEHDRHDAGFKERTRVEAARERLLDRVAVHDRTERVPLTEADGRTVATAVTAEQNVPHYRRAAMDGFAVRAEDTFGASDRSPAVLRENEAERVHTGSALPEWADAVVMVEQANAASGEVETFDAVGEGENVAPVGEDVAEGDRLYEPGHRLRPSDLGLLKSVGLREVEVYERPEVAVIPTGEELVQDDPGPGEVVETNGLTVSRLAERWGASARYRDIVTDDEAALRDAIEADLDADVVVTTGGSSVGERDLVPEVVEDLGEVFVHGVALRPGHPVALGEVDDTLVVMLPGYPVACIVNAVQFLRPAVKRAGGMPIDDPPSVQARLDGKIRSEPGVRTFARVRLREDGGETVAEPVSASGSGVLSSVALADGWVVVSEQAEGIDDREGVAVQNWEAHR; translated from the coding sequence ATGACCGAGCACGACCGGCACGACGCCGGCTTCAAGGAACGAACGCGCGTCGAGGCCGCGCGAGAGCGGTTACTCGACCGGGTGGCGGTCCACGACCGCACTGAGCGCGTCCCACTCACCGAAGCGGACGGGCGGACCGTCGCGACGGCCGTCACGGCCGAGCAGAACGTCCCGCACTACCGGCGCGCGGCGATGGACGGGTTCGCGGTGCGCGCCGAGGACACGTTCGGTGCGAGCGACCGCTCGCCCGCGGTGCTGCGCGAGAACGAGGCCGAGCGCGTGCACACGGGGAGCGCGCTCCCGGAGTGGGCGGACGCCGTCGTGATGGTGGAGCAGGCGAACGCGGCGAGCGGCGAGGTCGAGACGTTCGACGCCGTCGGCGAGGGCGAGAACGTCGCGCCCGTCGGCGAGGACGTCGCCGAGGGCGACCGGCTCTACGAGCCCGGGCACCGCCTGCGGCCCTCGGATCTCGGGCTGCTGAAGTCCGTCGGCCTGCGCGAGGTCGAGGTGTACGAGCGCCCCGAGGTCGCGGTCATTCCGACCGGCGAGGAGCTCGTACAGGACGACCCGGGGCCCGGCGAGGTCGTGGAGACGAACGGCCTCACTGTCTCCCGGCTCGCGGAGCGCTGGGGCGCGAGCGCGCGCTACCGTGACATCGTCACCGACGACGAGGCGGCGCTCCGGGACGCAATCGAGGCGGACCTCGACGCCGACGTGGTGGTGACGACCGGCGGCTCGTCCGTCGGGGAACGCGACCTCGTCCCGGAGGTCGTCGAAGACCTCGGCGAGGTGTTCGTCCACGGGGTCGCGCTGCGGCCCGGCCACCCCGTCGCGCTCGGCGAAGTCGACGACACGCTCGTGGTGATGCTGCCCGGCTACCCGGTCGCGTGCATCGTGAACGCCGTGCAGTTCCTGCGGCCCGCAGTGAAGCGCGCCGGTGGGATGCCGATCGACGATCCGCCGAGCGTGCAGGCTCGGCTGGACGGGAAGATTCGCTCCGAACCCGGGGTGCGGACGTTCGCGCGCGTCCGTCTCCGCGAGGACGGCGGGGAGACGGTCGCGGAGCCGGTGAGCGCGAGCGGGAGCGGCGTGCTCTCCAGCGTCGCGCTCGCGGACGGCTGGGTGGTCGTCTCCGAGCAGGCGGAGGGCATCGACGACCGCGAGGGAGTCGCCGTACAGAACTGGGAGGCCCACCGATGA
- a CDS encoding Hsp20/alpha crystallin family protein, producing MSRLREALRSLPDSVFVDVMESDDAYAFVVDVPGASADSVDVRIDGRTLVVDARREKDVPAGFEYRVEERSLFLELELPLPPDAATEGASGSVDDGVLDVRVPKRGDGHTVPVEG from the coding sequence ATGTCCCGCCTGCGCGAAGCGCTGCGGAGCCTGCCCGACTCGGTGTTCGTGGACGTCATGGAGAGCGACGACGCGTACGCGTTCGTGGTGGACGTGCCGGGCGCGAGCGCGGACTCCGTGGACGTCCGCATCGACGGGCGGACGCTCGTGGTGGACGCGCGCCGCGAGAAGGACGTGCCCGCGGGGTTCGAGTACCGCGTCGAGGAGCGGTCGCTGTTCCTCGAACTGGAGCTGCCGCTGCCGCCGGACGCGGCGACCGAGGGCGCGTCCGGGAGCGTCGACGACGGCGTGCTCGACGTCCGAGTTCCGAAGCGCGGCGACGGCCACACCGTGCCCGTCGAGGGGTAA
- a CDS encoding AarF/ABC1/UbiB kinase family protein — protein sequence MALLRSYRRFVAVVWQFLPLLWGYLRDRRRYVLFGGRRRVTPEMRVARARRLLDSLLTLGPTFIKLGQLLSTRPDVLPPEYVEVLADLQDRVPPANWEDARVVLEDELGDVDERFDDFETDAISGASLGQVYRAKVDGDEVAVKVRRPDIEDLVNADLRVIRWTLPVIVRFVGESRAFSLRNLADEFAKTIREEMDYGREAEMLTEIRGNFADDPKVVIPEVYDTHSSSRVLTMEYIPGTKISDVEELDRRDVDRSQVAETVERAYLQMIIEDGVFHADPHPGNLAVRDDGAVVFYDFGMSGRVDAFVQEKIVDFYIAVANQDIDAILDALIEMGTLSPEADRATMADVMELAIQDARGEDIETYRVQQIVGKVEDTIYEFPLRLPSNLALVLRVATVVEGVCVTLDSDFDFITVATEYLTEQGYREESIRQYAEETADQFQRSAQSAVRVPPKLESALDRVEREDLHVRADIEDGDGVIDRLARRVVLGLVFATSVPTTALLYTEADLLAAGVMGAFTFAVGAGLYRSFRKRSGMRAAPQFTRQNLRDRRND from the coding sequence GTGGCGCTGCTCCGGTCGTACCGGCGGTTCGTCGCCGTCGTCTGGCAGTTCCTCCCGCTGCTGTGGGGGTATTTGCGGGACCGCCGGCGGTACGTGTTGTTCGGGGGGCGGCGCCGCGTCACCCCGGAGATGCGGGTGGCGCGGGCGCGCCGGCTGCTGGACTCGCTGCTGACGCTCGGGCCGACGTTCATCAAGCTCGGGCAGCTGTTGTCGACGCGGCCGGACGTGCTGCCGCCGGAGTACGTCGAAGTGCTCGCGGACCTCCAGGACCGCGTGCCGCCCGCGAACTGGGAGGACGCCCGCGTCGTCCTCGAAGACGAGCTCGGTGACGTCGACGAGCGCTTCGACGACTTCGAGACGGACGCCATTAGCGGCGCGAGCCTCGGGCAGGTGTACCGCGCGAAGGTGGACGGCGACGAGGTCGCGGTGAAGGTGCGGCGGCCGGACATCGAGGACCTCGTGAACGCGGACCTGCGCGTGATTCGCTGGACGCTCCCGGTCATCGTGCGCTTCGTGGGCGAGTCGCGGGCGTTCAGCCTGCGGAACCTCGCAGACGAGTTCGCGAAGACGATCCGCGAGGAGATGGACTACGGCCGCGAGGCGGAGATGCTCACGGAGATCCGCGGGAACTTCGCGGACGACCCGAAGGTCGTGATTCCGGAGGTCTACGACACGCACTCCAGCAGCCGCGTGCTCACGATGGAGTACATCCCGGGCACGAAGATCTCGGACGTCGAGGAGCTCGACCGCCGGGACGTCGACCGCTCGCAGGTCGCGGAAACCGTCGAGCGGGCGTACCTCCAGATGATCATCGAGGACGGCGTGTTCCACGCCGACCCGCACCCGGGGAACCTCGCGGTGCGGGACGACGGCGCGGTGGTGTTCTACGACTTCGGGATGAGCGGGCGCGTCGACGCGTTCGTCCAGGAGAAGATCGTGGACTTCTACATCGCGGTCGCGAACCAGGACATCGACGCGATTCTGGACGCGCTCATCGAGATGGGGACGCTCTCCCCGGAGGCCGACCGCGCGACGATGGCGGACGTGATGGAGCTCGCGATCCAGGACGCCCGCGGGGAGGACATCGAGACGTACCGCGTCCAGCAGATCGTCGGGAAGGTCGAGGACACCATCTACGAGTTCCCGCTTCGCCTGCCGTCGAACCTCGCGCTGGTACTGCGCGTGGCGACGGTCGTGGAGGGCGTCTGCGTGACGCTGGACTCGGACTTCGACTTCATCACGGTGGCGACGGAGTACCTCACCGAGCAGGGGTACCGCGAGGAGTCGATTCGGCAGTACGCCGAGGAGACCGCCGACCAGTTCCAGCGCTCGGCGCAGTCCGCGGTCCGCGTGCCGCCGAAACTGGAGTCGGCGCTCGACCGCGTGGAGCGAGAGGACCTCCACGTTCGCGCCGACATCGAGGACGGCGACGGCGTCATCGACCGACTGGCGCGCCGGGTCGTGCTCGGGCTGGTGTTCGCGACGAGCGTGCCGACGACCGCGCTCCTCTACACGGAGGCGGACCTGCTCGCGGCGGGCGTCATGGGCGCGTTCACGTTCGCGGTCGGCGCCGGCCTCTACCGGTCGTTCAGGAAGCGCAGCGGTATGCGCGCGGCCCCGCAGTTCACGCGACAGAACCTCCGCGACCGCCGGAACGACTGA
- a CDS encoding creatininase family protein has product MYLGDEAWPDLGTYFEEESLALVPLGSTEQHGPHLPESTDHVIAEAFAREAADRTGFLCTPTVNVGVSGHHRQFHGTMWVEPPVFREYVESLTRNLTAHGVDRVVYVNAHGGNVPHLREVGTRLRQDEVAYAIEWMWDESIPDLVGDLFAQNGPHGGPKETSMIQYLEPELVHDDRLAEARDGGVASVDEADTVMHGSRTFYDAADNTGNGVLGDQTDASAEKGEQLFEAATEQLVALCEWLDDQAFADLLPEDHV; this is encoded by the coding sequence ATGTACCTCGGCGACGAAGCCTGGCCGGACCTCGGCACGTACTTCGAGGAGGAGTCGCTGGCGCTCGTACCGCTCGGTTCCACCGAGCAGCACGGCCCGCACCTCCCCGAATCCACCGACCACGTCATCGCGGAGGCGTTCGCCCGTGAGGCCGCCGACCGCACTGGATTCCTCTGTACGCCCACGGTCAACGTCGGCGTGAGCGGCCACCACCGGCAGTTCCACGGGACGATGTGGGTCGAACCGCCGGTGTTCCGGGAGTACGTGGAATCGCTGACGCGGAATCTCACCGCCCACGGCGTCGACCGCGTCGTCTACGTGAACGCGCACGGCGGGAACGTCCCGCACCTCCGCGAGGTCGGCACGCGCCTCCGACAGGACGAGGTGGCGTACGCGATCGAGTGGATGTGGGACGAGAGCATTCCAGACCTCGTCGGCGACCTGTTCGCGCAGAACGGCCCGCACGGCGGCCCGAAGGAGACGTCGATGATTCAGTACCTCGAACCCGAACTGGTCCACGACGACCGCCTCGCGGAAGCGAGGGACGGCGGCGTGGCGAGCGTCGACGAGGCCGACACCGTCATGCACGGCTCGCGGACGTTCTACGACGCCGCGGACAACACCGGCAACGGCGTGCTCGGCGACCAGACCGACGCCAGCGCGGAGAAGGGCGAGCAGTTGTTCGAGGCGGCGACCGAGCAGCTGGTCGCGCTCTGCGAGTGGCTCGACGACCAGGCGTTCGCGGACCTGCTGCCGGAGGACCACGTCTGA
- a CDS encoding aminotransferase class I/II-fold pyridoxal phosphate-dependent enzyme, translating into MDVEPFELERWFAEYEHDADVMLAESGVRSLPADRFDTDPGDLGYVIPTAGAPDVREAIAAEYGRSAEEVVCTVGTQEANFLAFQSLLSPGDHAVVVTPTYQSLHAVPDSICDVTRVPLDEPDWALDVDAVADAIRPETELVVVNNPNNPTGRRHPEEAIRALYDLAADADAYLLCDEVYRLLAEDPVPPVASLGERGISTASLSKAYGLAGLRFGWLAGPAEVVEAAERWKDYTTISPSKFGQHVARQVLDGEEGALRSDALDHVRENREITAEWARRHGLDWPDPVGCNVFLRVPDGFSGSREFCRTVVEDAGVVLAPGDCFSTGGESYDGYFRLGFGLPTDELWDGLARVDTVL; encoded by the coding sequence ATGGACGTCGAACCGTTCGAACTGGAGCGGTGGTTCGCCGAGTACGAGCACGACGCGGACGTGATGCTCGCGGAGAGCGGCGTTCGCAGCCTCCCGGCCGACCGCTTCGACACCGACCCCGGCGACCTCGGCTACGTGATTCCGACGGCGGGCGCGCCCGACGTTCGGGAAGCTATCGCAGCCGAGTACGGCCGGAGCGCCGAGGAAGTCGTCTGCACCGTCGGAACCCAAGAAGCGAACTTCCTCGCGTTCCAGTCGCTCCTGTCCCCGGGCGACCACGCCGTCGTCGTCACGCCGACGTACCAGAGCCTCCACGCGGTCCCGGACTCTATCTGCGACGTGACGCGGGTGCCGCTGGACGAACCGGATTGGGCGCTCGACGTGGACGCCGTCGCCGACGCGATTCGGCCCGAGACCGAACTCGTGGTCGTCAACAACCCGAACAACCCGACCGGGAGACGGCACCCCGAGGAGGCGATTCGCGCGCTGTACGACCTCGCCGCGGACGCGGACGCGTACCTGCTCTGCGACGAGGTGTACCGGCTGCTCGCCGAGGACCCGGTGCCGCCGGTCGCGAGCCTGGGCGAGCGCGGCATCAGCACTGCGAGCCTCTCGAAGGCGTACGGGCTCGCGGGCCTCCGGTTCGGGTGGCTCGCCGGTCCGGCAGAGGTGGTCGAGGCGGCGGAGCGCTGGAAGGACTACACGACGATTTCGCCGTCGAAGTTCGGCCAGCACGTCGCCCGGCAGGTCCTCGACGGCGAGGAGGGAGCGCTGCGCTCGGACGCACTCGACCACGTCCGGGAGAACCGCGAGATCACCGCGGAGTGGGCACGCCGACACGGGCTCGACTGGCCCGACCCCGTCGGTTGTAACGTGTTCCTGCGCGTTCCGGACGGCTTCTCGGGCTCCCGAGAGTTCTGTCGGACAGTCGTGGAGGACGCCGGCGTCGTGCTCGCACCCGGAGACTGCTTCTCCACGGGCGGCGAGTCCTACGACGGCTACTTCCGGCTCGGATTCGGGCTGCCCACTGACGAACTCTGGGACGGACTCGCGCGCGTCGACACCGTGCTTTGA
- a CDS encoding translation initiation factor IF-5A: MAKEQTEVRDLQEGNYVMIEDTPCKINAYSTAKPGKHGSAKARVEAEGVFDEKKRSFSQPVDAKVWIPIIERKQGQVVSMESDTVAQVMDLETYETVTMQIPADLDLSADDNIEYLEFEGQRKIVQ, from the coding sequence ATGGCGAAAGAGCAGACGGAAGTCCGTGACCTGCAGGAAGGCAACTACGTGATGATCGAGGACACGCCGTGCAAGATCAACGCCTACAGCACTGCCAAGCCCGGCAAGCACGGCAGCGCGAAGGCCCGCGTCGAGGCGGAGGGCGTCTTCGACGAGAAGAAGCGCAGCTTCAGCCAGCCCGTCGACGCGAAGGTCTGGATCCCCATCATCGAGCGCAAGCAGGGCCAGGTCGTCTCCATGGAGTCCGACACCGTCGCGCAGGTCATGGACCTCGAGACGTACGAGACCGTGACCATGCAGATTCCCGCGGACCTCGACCTCTCCGCGGACGACAACATCGAGTACCTCGAGTTCGAGGGCCAGCGGAAGATCGTCCAGTAA
- the speB gene encoding agmatinase, whose protein sequence is MFPGASPVDESADEPFGDADHVVVGAPLDVSTSFRPGARFGPDRIRKFARTFEDFHPATGTHFSELHVADYGDVHAWHDTAAYLDYLEGVLTDVRWADAAPVVLGGEHTVSVAGVRAAEPDTFVALDAHLDLREDLDGDELSHSTVTRHALDVADEAVVVGARSGNEAEWERAAEGDVTVLSPEDAADWTPEVDDSVYLSVDIDAADPAYAPGTGTPEPFGLDSATMRDLVRALAPQAVGFDVVEVNDRDDGQAATLAAKLVREFVHANADA, encoded by the coding sequence ATGTTCCCCGGCGCCAGCCCCGTCGACGAGTCCGCCGACGAGCCGTTCGGCGACGCGGACCACGTCGTCGTGGGCGCGCCGCTGGACGTTTCGACCTCGTTCCGTCCGGGCGCGCGCTTCGGCCCGGACCGCATCAGGAAGTTCGCTCGAACGTTCGAGGACTTCCACCCCGCTACGGGGACACACTTCTCCGAGCTACACGTCGCCGACTACGGCGACGTCCACGCGTGGCACGACACCGCCGCGTACCTCGACTACCTCGAAGGCGTGCTGACTGACGTCCGCTGGGCGGACGCCGCCCCGGTAGTGCTCGGCGGCGAGCACACGGTTTCGGTGGCGGGCGTGCGGGCCGCGGAGCCCGACACGTTCGTCGCGCTGGACGCCCACCTCGACCTCCGCGAGGACCTCGACGGCGACGAGCTCAGCCACTCGACGGTCACTCGGCACGCCCTCGACGTCGCCGACGAGGCCGTCGTCGTCGGCGCGCGCTCGGGCAACGAGGCCGAGTGGGAGCGCGCCGCCGAGGGGGACGTCACCGTGCTCTCTCCCGAGGACGCCGCGGACTGGACGCCCGAGGTCGACGACTCGGTGTACCTCTCGGTGGACATCGACGCCGCCGACCCGGCGTACGCGCCCGGGACGGGCACCCCGGAGCCGTTCGGCCTCGACTCCGCGACGATGCGGGACCTCGTCCGCGCGCTCGCGCCACAGGCCGTGGGGTTCGACGTCGTGGAGGTCAACGACCGCGACGACGGGCAGGCCGCGACGCTCGCCGCGAAGCTCGTCCGCGAGTTCGTGCACGCGAACGCGGACGCCTGA
- a CDS encoding TrkH family potassium uptake protein translates to MPWTPSTYVDYRVSVAYVGTVLKYIGVTPLFPLALALYYGEDPLPFLAGSVVMVGLGALLERADTGGELGNREAFLLVSLSWLVVPLVGTVPYLVAGTGTVAAPVDALFESMSGFTTTGATVLGVISVERHGHAMLMWRQLTQWLGGMGILVLMVAILPKLSVGGAQVINQEAPGLDLEKLTPRIQETARALWAIYAAFTVLAAAVYYALNVAGVAPEMDLYNAVAHALTTLPTGGFSPKGRSVEAFSPVVQWAVIPFMLVAGTNFALFWYVLEGEPERLTRNTEFRSYLLAVVGFGAVVSAVLFAGVGLAETPTNVGTIPGNVEDALRQGLFQVVAIVTTTGYASMDFNTWDASAQTILLFAYFLGGSAGSAAGSIKIVRWVLVKRAVGRSLFTSVHPDAVRAIRLEDVVDEETIRDVLVFVLLFLGLFAASTMLLYLDSFRASEVTLSGLEAMSVAIATLGNIGPGFGVVGPMNSFEPFTNASKLYMVFLMWIGRLEVLSVLVILTPSFWQR, encoded by the coding sequence ATGCCCTGGACGCCGAGCACGTACGTCGACTACCGGGTGAGCGTCGCCTACGTCGGGACGGTGCTGAAGTACATCGGCGTGACGCCGCTGTTCCCGCTCGCGCTCGCGCTGTACTACGGCGAGGACCCGCTGCCGTTCCTCGCGGGGAGCGTCGTGATGGTCGGCCTGGGCGCGCTGCTCGAACGCGCCGACACCGGCGGCGAGCTCGGCAACCGCGAGGCGTTCCTGCTCGTGAGCCTCTCGTGGCTCGTCGTCCCGCTGGTCGGGACGGTGCCGTACCTCGTCGCCGGCACGGGCACCGTCGCGGCGCCCGTCGACGCGCTGTTCGAGTCGATGAGCGGGTTCACGACGACGGGCGCCACCGTCCTCGGCGTGATCTCCGTCGAGCGGCACGGCCACGCGATGCTGATGTGGCGCCAGCTCACCCAGTGGCTCGGCGGCATGGGCATCCTCGTGCTGATGGTCGCCATCCTGCCGAAGCTCTCGGTCGGCGGTGCGCAGGTCATCAACCAGGAGGCGCCCGGGCTCGACCTGGAGAAGCTCACGCCGCGCATCCAGGAGACCGCCCGCGCGCTGTGGGCCATCTACGCCGCGTTCACGGTGCTCGCGGCCGCCGTCTACTACGCGCTCAACGTCGCCGGGGTCGCGCCCGAGATGGACCTCTACAACGCCGTCGCGCACGCGCTCACGACGCTGCCGACCGGCGGCTTCTCCCCGAAGGGCCGGAGCGTCGAGGCGTTCTCGCCGGTCGTCCAGTGGGCGGTGATTCCGTTCATGCTCGTCGCCGGGACGAACTTCGCGCTGTTCTGGTACGTCCTCGAGGGCGAGCCGGAGCGGCTCACGCGGAACACGGAGTTCCGGTCGTACCTGCTCGCGGTCGTGGGGTTCGGCGCCGTCGTCTCCGCGGTCCTGTTCGCGGGTGTCGGGCTCGCGGAGACGCCGACGAACGTCGGCACCATCCCGGGGAACGTCGAGGACGCGCTCCGGCAGGGGCTCTTCCAGGTGGTCGCCATCGTGACGACCACCGGGTACGCGAGCATGGACTTCAACACGTGGGACGCGTCCGCGCAGACGATTCTGCTGTTCGCGTACTTCCTCGGCGGCTCCGCGGGGTCGGCCGCCGGCTCCATCAAGATCGTGCGCTGGGTGCTCGTCAAGCGCGCCGTCGGCCGGTCGCTGTTCACGTCCGTCCACCCCGACGCAGTCAGGGCGATACGTCTCGAAGACGTCGTCGACGAGGAGACGATCCGTGACGTCCTCGTGTTCGTCCTCCTGTTTCTCGGCCTGTTCGCCGCCTCCACGATGCTGCTGTACCTCGACAGCTTCCGCGCGAGTGAGGTGACGCTGTCCGGGCTGGAGGCGATGAGCGTCGCCATCGCGACGCTCGGGAACATCGGCCCGGGGTTCGGCGTCGTCGGTCCGATGAACAGCTTCGAGCCGTTCACGAACGCCTCGAAGCTCTACATGGTGTTCCTGATGTGGATCGGCCGGCTCGAAGTGCTGTCCGTGCTCGTCATCCTCACGCCGTCGTTCTGGCAGCGGTGA
- the trkA gene encoding Trk system potassium transporter TrkA, translating to MYVVVVGAGEVGTAIATSLSENHDVAVVDTDESRVESLVYDADVLGVEGDGTDLDVLEEANVEDADMVIASTDADETNIIVCSTAKAVSSAFTISRVKSAKYLRTWQHSDVAFGVDHMVGTNVLTAETIVRVVGLPAARDVQLFADGLVQMAEFTIPESSPVAGMTVREADQYDSLTFAAVLGEDDVVVPRGETVLSVGDAVIVIGSPESVQTFSHALAPDSDGTPNVLVVGGSDVGYHTARLLQERGLKPRLVERDHDRARELAELLEGTTVLESDATDREFLEREHIEAVDIVVTVLENDEKNLLASLIAKSAGAKRAIAVVDSAEYVDLFETVGVDAAINPRETTAEEITRFTRERHAENVAIIETDRAEVLEITVDEDSVLAGRPIRESIADLPDGVVVGAITRNGEFVVPRGDTVVEVGDHVIVFVDAASLAEATSKL from the coding sequence GTGTACGTCGTAGTCGTCGGCGCCGGCGAGGTCGGGACCGCCATCGCCACCAGTCTCTCCGAGAACCACGACGTCGCCGTCGTCGACACCGACGAGAGCCGCGTGGAGAGTCTCGTGTACGACGCAGACGTGCTCGGCGTCGAGGGCGACGGGACGGACCTCGACGTCCTCGAAGAGGCCAACGTCGAGGACGCCGACATGGTCATCGCGAGCACGGACGCCGACGAGACGAACATCATCGTCTGCAGCACCGCGAAAGCGGTTTCGAGCGCATTCACCATCTCTCGGGTGAAGAGCGCGAAGTACCTCCGGACGTGGCAGCACTCGGATGTCGCGTTCGGCGTCGACCACATGGTCGGCACGAACGTCTTGACTGCGGAGACTATCGTGCGAGTCGTCGGCCTGCCGGCGGCGCGGGACGTCCAGCTGTTCGCGGACGGGCTGGTCCAGATGGCGGAGTTCACGATCCCCGAGTCGAGCCCGGTCGCGGGGATGACCGTCCGGGAGGCCGACCAGTACGACTCCCTGACGTTCGCGGCCGTGCTGGGCGAAGACGACGTGGTCGTCCCGCGCGGGGAGACGGTGCTGTCGGTGGGCGACGCTGTCATCGTCATCGGGAGCCCGGAGAGCGTCCAGACGTTCTCGCACGCGCTCGCACCGGACAGCGACGGCACGCCGAACGTCCTCGTCGTCGGCGGCAGCGACGTCGGCTACCACACCGCCCGCCTGCTACAGGAACGCGGGCTGAAGCCGCGGCTCGTCGAACGGGACCACGACCGGGCCCGCGAACTCGCCGAACTGCTGGAGGGGACGACGGTCCTGGAGAGCGACGCGACCGACCGGGAGTTCCTCGAACGCGAACACATCGAAGCGGTCGACATCGTCGTCACGGTCCTCGAAAACGACGAGAAGAACCTGCTGGCGTCGCTCATCGCGAAGAGCGCCGGTGCGAAGCGCGCCATCGCGGTCGTCGACTCGGCGGAGTACGTCGACCTCTTCGAGACGGTCGGCGTCGACGCGGCGATCAACCCCCGGGAGACGACCGCGGAGGAGATCACGCGGTTCACCCGCGAGCGCCACGCCGAGAACGTCGCCATCATCGAGACCGACCGCGCGGAAGTGCTCGAAATCACGGTCGACGAGGACAGCGTGCTCGCGGGACGGCCGATTCGCGAGTCGATAGCCGACCTTCCGGACGGCGTGGTCGTCGGTGCGATAACCCGGAACGGGGAGTTCGTCGTCCCGCGCGGGGACACCGTCGTCGAGGTCGGCGACCACGTCATCGTGTTCGTCGACGCTGCGTCCCTCGCGGAGGCGACCAGCAAACTGTAG